Proteins co-encoded in one Sphingopyxis sp. BE259 genomic window:
- the rpsT gene encoding 30S ribosomal protein S20: MANTPQAKKRIRRNTARTAVNKNRVSRIRTLVKKVENAIVAGDKDAAATALKAAQPEMARGVAKGVLHKNTVARKFSRLTKSVNAIG; the protein is encoded by the coding sequence ATGGCCAACACGCCCCAGGCAAAAAAGCGCATCCGCCGCAACACCGCGCGCACCGCCGTGAACAAGAATCGCGTCTCGCGCATCCGCACGCTGGTGAAGAAGGTCGAGAACGCGATCGTCGCTGGCGACAAGGACGCTGCGGCGACCGCGCTGAAGGCGGCGCAGCCCGAAATGGCGCGCGGCGTGGCCAAGGGCGTGCTGCACAAGAACACCGTGGCGCGCAAATTCTCGCGCCTGACAAAGAGCGTCAACGCGATCGGCTGA
- the dnaA gene encoding chromosomal replication initiator protein DnaA — translation MSGDAAALWPRVAEGLRRDLGVRTFDHWLKPVRFGDYCALSGVVTLETVSRFSANWINERFGDRLELAWRQHLPTVRGVTVRGGAGATERAAILASPPLPTFDTPVPATITVPSPFDPRLSFDRFVVARSNILAANAARRMAMVEAPQFNPLYLCSGTGQGKTHLLQAIAQDYAAAHPTATIILMSAEKFMLEFVGAMRGGDMMAFKARLRAADLLLLDDLQFVIGKNSTQEELLHTIDDLMTAGKRLVVTADRPPAMLDGVEARLLSRLSGGLVADIEAPEDDLRERIIRQRLALMPMVEVPDDVVAYLVKHFTRNIRELEGALNKLLAYAALTGTTVDLRLAEDRLAENVRTARPRITIDEIQRAVCAHYRLDKSEMASKRRVRAIARPRQVAMYLAKELTPRSYPEIGRRFGGRDHSTVIHAVRTVEALRIADSELDAEIAAIRRSLNS, via the coding sequence GTGAGCGGCGATGCTGCGGCGCTCTGGCCGCGCGTTGCCGAAGGCTTGCGCCGCGATCTGGGCGTGCGCACCTTCGACCATTGGCTGAAACCCGTGCGCTTTGGCGATTATTGCGCGCTGTCGGGGGTGGTGACGCTCGAAACCGTCAGTCGCTTCTCGGCCAACTGGATCAACGAACGCTTTGGCGACCGGCTCGAACTGGCGTGGCGTCAGCACCTGCCCACCGTGCGCGGCGTGACCGTCCGCGGTGGCGCCGGGGCGACCGAGCGCGCCGCGATTTTGGCGAGCCCGCCGCTGCCGACCTTCGACACTCCGGTCCCGGCAACGATCACCGTGCCGTCGCCCTTTGATCCGCGGCTGTCGTTCGACCGCTTCGTTGTTGCGCGCAGCAACATCCTCGCCGCCAATGCCGCGCGCCGTATGGCGATGGTCGAGGCGCCGCAATTCAACCCGCTCTATCTCTGCTCGGGCACCGGCCAAGGCAAGACCCACCTGCTTCAGGCGATCGCGCAGGATTATGCCGCGGCGCATCCGACCGCGACGATCATCCTGATGTCGGCCGAAAAATTCATGCTCGAATTCGTCGGCGCGATGCGCGGCGGCGACATGATGGCGTTCAAGGCGCGGCTGCGCGCCGCCGACCTGCTGCTGCTCGACGATCTGCAATTCGTCATCGGCAAAAATTCGACGCAGGAAGAACTGCTTCACACGATCGACGACCTGATGACCGCGGGCAAGCGGCTGGTGGTTACCGCCGACCGCCCGCCGGCGATGCTCGACGGGGTCGAGGCGCGGCTGCTGTCGCGGCTGTCGGGCGGGCTGGTCGCCGACATCGAGGCACCCGAGGACGATCTGCGCGAACGGATCATTCGCCAGCGGCTGGCGCTGATGCCGATGGTCGAGGTGCCCGACGATGTCGTCGCCTATCTGGTCAAACATTTCACCCGCAACATCCGCGAGCTCGAAGGCGCGCTGAACAAGCTGCTCGCTTATGCTGCGCTGACCGGGACGACGGTCGACCTCCGGCTTGCCGAAGACCGGCTTGCCGAAAACGTCCGCACGGCGCGGCCGCGAATCACGATTGACGAGATTCAGCGCGCGGTGTGCGCGCACTACCGGCTCGACAAGAGCGAGATGGCGTCGAAGCGCCGCGTCCGCGCCATCGCCCGCCCGCGTCAGGTCGCGATGTATCTGGCGAAGGAACTGACCCCGCGCTCCTATCCCGAAATCGGGCGCCGTTTCGGCGGGCGCGACCATAGTACGGTGATCCACGCGGTGCGCACAGTCGAGGCGCTGCGCATCGCCGACAGTGAACTCGACGCCGAAATCGCTGCGATCCGGCGCAGTTTGAACAGCTGA
- a CDS encoding DUF4136 domain-containing protein → MSKMNLRHRGLRRLGLAVMTGAALALAGCATPFKADVARFQTQLPAPQGQSFVVEAGNPALAGGIEFGQYANLVAGELSRYGYRPAANGERADLIVRLDYGVDKGRERVVSSPSFGDPWYGGYGGYGRGFYRPVIVTGRGGRRYVYGYRDPFLWGGFGPGWGGTDVSSYTVYTSGLNLQINRAADGSRLFEGQAEAQSRDNNLQTIVPNLVEAMFTGFPGNSGERVRITVAPPEKG, encoded by the coding sequence ATGAGCAAGATGAACCTTCGGCACCGCGGCCTTCGCCGTTTGGGACTCGCCGTAATGACCGGCGCCGCGCTGGCGCTCGCCGGCTGCGCGACCCCGTTCAAGGCCGATGTCGCGCGTTTCCAGACCCAGCTGCCCGCGCCGCAGGGCCAGAGCTTCGTCGTCGAGGCCGGCAACCCGGCGCTCGCGGGCGGCATCGAATTCGGCCAATATGCCAATCTGGTGGCGGGCGAGCTCAGTCGCTACGGCTATCGCCCGGCGGCAAATGGCGAACGCGCCGATCTGATCGTGCGGCTGGATTATGGCGTCGACAAGGGGCGCGAGCGTGTCGTGTCGAGCCCCAGCTTTGGCGATCCCTGGTACGGCGGCTATGGCGGTTATGGCCGCGGCTTCTATCGCCCGGTAATCGTCACCGGACGCGGTGGGCGCCGTTATGTCTATGGCTATCGCGACCCGTTCCTGTGGGGCGGTTTCGGCCCCGGCTGGGGCGGCACCGACGTCAGCAGCTACACCGTCTATACCAGCGGGCTGAACCTGCAGATCAACCGCGCCGCCGACGGATCGCGGCTGTTCGAAGGCCAGGCCGAAGCGCAGTCGCGCGACAATAATCTGCAAACGATCGTCCCCAATCTGGTCGAGGCGATGTTCACCGGCTTCCCCGGCAATTCGGGCGAACGGGTGCGGATTACGGTGGCACCGCCCGAAAAGGGCTAG
- the trpS gene encoding tryptophan--tRNA ligase: MRTLSGIQPTGNLHLGNYLGAIRNWVRMQDEMPGEKLYFLADLHAITVHNDPAELTANTREMAAALMAAGIDPAKAILFNQARVPAHAELGWLLFCTARIGWLNRMTQFKEKSGKNREGASVGLYAYPVLQAADVLLYQTTHVPVGDDQKQHLELARDIATKFNLDTGTDTFTLPEPTIPPTAARIMSLRDGSAKMSKSDPSDASRINLVDDADTIMAKIRKAKTDAEPLPSEIAGLEGRAEAKNLVSIYAAMADESVDQVLARFAGQGFGAFKPALGELLVETLRPIATRLNQLKADPAAIDAALENGAARAAALARPTIDSAYAALGLCR, translated from the coding sequence ATGCGGACGCTATCGGGCATCCAGCCCACCGGAAACTTGCATCTGGGCAATTATCTGGGTGCGATCCGCAACTGGGTGCGGATGCAGGACGAGATGCCGGGCGAGAAGCTCTATTTCCTCGCCGACCTGCACGCGATCACTGTTCACAACGACCCCGCCGAGCTTACCGCGAACACGCGCGAGATGGCGGCGGCGCTGATGGCCGCGGGAATCGATCCCGCAAAAGCGATCCTGTTCAATCAAGCGCGCGTGCCCGCCCATGCCGAACTCGGCTGGCTCTTGTTTTGCACCGCGCGGATCGGCTGGCTGAACCGGATGACGCAATTCAAGGAAAAGTCGGGCAAGAACCGCGAGGGCGCGAGCGTCGGGCTTTATGCCTATCCGGTGCTGCAGGCGGCCGACGTGCTGCTGTACCAGACGACGCATGTACCGGTCGGCGACGATCAGAAACAGCATCTGGAACTGGCGCGCGACATTGCGACCAAATTCAACCTCGATACCGGCACCGACACCTTCACCCTGCCCGAACCGACGATCCCTCCCACCGCGGCGCGGATCATGAGCCTGCGCGATGGCAGCGCCAAAATGTCGAAATCGGACCCGAGCGATGCCAGCCGCATCAATCTGGTCGACGATGCCGACACGATCATGGCGAAAATCCGTAAGGCAAAGACCGACGCCGAACCGCTGCCGTCCGAGATTGCCGGGCTGGAGGGCCGTGCCGAAGCGAAAAATCTGGTGTCGATCTATGCCGCAATGGCCGATGAGAGCGTCGACCAGGTGCTTGCGCGCTTCGCCGGACAGGGGTTTGGGGCGTTCAAACCCGCGCTCGGCGAGCTGCTGGTCGAAACGCTGCGCCCGATCGCCACCCGGCTGAACCAGCTCAAGGCCGACCCCGCGGCGATAGACGCGGCGTTGGAGAATGGCGCGGCGCGCGCCGCAGCGCTGGCGCGGCCAACGATCGACTCGGCCTATGCTGCGCTGGGGCTTTGCCGCTAA
- the murJ gene encoding murein biosynthesis integral membrane protein MurJ, translated as MSSLVKSVGTIGGLTMVSRIFGFARDMLLSRILGAGGIADAWQLAFQLPNIFRRLFAEGAFAAAFVPLFNQRMTKDGDHSEARTFADAVLAVLIPILIIFSGLLLVVMPWIMHLFASEALRADGTKFDLAVAMARIAFPYLAFMSIATLFAAILNSLSRFAAAAAAPILLNICLVAALLIGMVTGDGGEDAKERTGLYLAISVSIAGLFQLVWLYFWVRRSGFQPALHRPRLTPGVREMGVLILPAVFGAGVYQISRFVDLFFIAMLPDKSITYLAMADRLNQLPLGIIGIALGTAILPALSRFVAQDDRDGAFRLQSNAVELAMLLTVPAAVALFIAGPAITSAFYVGGQYSLADGLATGAVVGGLVVGLPAYVLVKVLVPNFFARKDTRTPVWTAAISLVINIGLNFALIPSLGIVGLALAGSIAAWCNVAMLYAILHRSGLFRLTGPVAGRIARIILAAAAMAAALRFAIPLAGDAFVGGVFERIAALGAIVGLGALIFFGCAFLFGVVNRDTIGQLRRRKL; from the coding sequence GTGAGCAGCCTGGTCAAGAGCGTCGGGACGATCGGCGGGTTGACGATGGTCAGCCGCATTTTCGGATTCGCGCGCGACATGCTGCTCAGCCGTATCCTCGGCGCGGGCGGCATCGCCGATGCATGGCAGCTTGCGTTCCAGCTCCCCAATATCTTTCGCCGCCTGTTCGCCGAGGGCGCCTTTGCCGCCGCGTTCGTCCCGCTGTTCAACCAGCGGATGACGAAGGACGGCGACCATAGCGAAGCGCGCACCTTTGCCGACGCGGTACTCGCGGTGCTGATCCCGATCCTGATCATCTTTTCGGGCCTGTTGCTGGTCGTCATGCCGTGGATCATGCATCTGTTCGCCAGCGAGGCGTTGCGGGCGGATGGCACGAAATTCGACCTTGCGGTCGCGATGGCGCGGATCGCCTTTCCCTATCTGGCCTTCATGAGCATCGCGACGCTGTTCGCGGCGATTCTCAACAGCCTGTCGCGCTTTGCCGCCGCGGCGGCGGCGCCAATCCTGCTCAACATCTGCCTGGTCGCCGCGCTGCTAATCGGCATGGTAACCGGCGACGGCGGCGAGGACGCAAAGGAACGGACCGGGCTGTATCTTGCCATCTCGGTCTCGATCGCCGGATTGTTCCAGCTCGTCTGGCTCTATTTTTGGGTCCGGCGCTCGGGCTTTCAGCCCGCGCTGCACCGCCCGCGGCTGACCCCCGGGGTGCGCGAAATGGGGGTGCTGATCCTGCCCGCGGTGTTCGGCGCCGGGGTCTATCAGATCAGCCGCTTCGTCGATCTGTTCTTCATCGCGATGCTGCCCGACAAGAGCATCACCTATCTGGCGATGGCCGACCGCCTCAACCAGCTGCCGCTGGGTATTATCGGTATCGCGCTCGGCACCGCGATCCTGCCCGCGCTGTCCCGATTCGTGGCGCAGGACGACCGCGACGGCGCCTTTCGCCTGCAAAGCAACGCGGTCGAACTGGCGATGCTGCTGACCGTCCCGGCGGCCGTCGCGCTGTTCATCGCCGGCCCCGCGATCACCAGCGCTTTCTATGTCGGCGGCCAATATAGCCTGGCCGACGGCCTGGCGACCGGCGCCGTGGTCGGCGGGCTGGTCGTCGGCCTGCCGGCCTATGTCCTGGTCAAGGTGCTGGTGCCCAATTTCTTTGCCCGCAAGGATACCCGCACCCCCGTGTGGACCGCGGCGATCTCGCTGGTGATCAACATCGGCCTCAATTTCGCGCTGATCCCGTCGCTGGGGATCGTCGGGCTGGCGCTGGCGGGATCGATCGCAGCATGGTGCAATGTCGCGATGCTTTACGCCATCCTGCATCGCAGCGGCCTGTTCCGCCTGACCGGCCCGGTCGCGGGCCGGATCGCGCGCATCATCCTGGCCGCAGCGGCAATGGCGGCGGCGCTGCGTTTCGCGATCCCGCTGGCCGGCGACGCCTTTGTCGGCGGGGTGTTCGAACGGATCGCTGCGCTGGGCGCGATCGTCGGGCTGGGCGCGCTCATATTCTTTGGTTGCGCCTTCCTGTTCGGCGTGGTCAATCGCGACACCATCGGCCAGCTGCGCCGACGCAAACTCTAA
- the secB gene encoding protein-export chaperone SecB, whose amino-acid sequence MADETSADINNPALQPNGEDTSPAIGLISQYVKDLSFENPNAPAVYQWQEAPQIDVQFNIAADGVGDGLFEVTLKIDVTSKADAGTMFVIDLKYAGLFGVRNVPEDQLQPFFLAEAPRILFPFARRVVADAVRDGGFAPLLLEPIDFHGLFMQQVQQVEAEQAGDVAPVGQA is encoded by the coding sequence ATGGCTGACGAGACCAGCGCCGACATCAACAACCCCGCCCTGCAGCCCAATGGTGAAGACACCAGCCCGGCGATCGGCCTGATTTCGCAGTATGTCAAAGACCTGTCGTTCGAAAACCCGAACGCGCCCGCCGTGTATCAGTGGCAGGAAGCGCCGCAGATCGACGTCCAGTTCAACATTGCCGCCGACGGCGTCGGTGACGGCCTGTTCGAAGTGACGCTGAAGATCGACGTCACGTCAAAGGCTGACGCGGGCACCATGTTCGTGATCGACCTGAAATATGCCGGCCTGTTCGGCGTTCGCAACGTCCCAGAGGACCAGTTGCAGCCGTTTTTTCTGGCCGAAGCGCCGCGCATCCTGTTCCCCTTTGCCCGCCGCGTCGTCGCCGATGCCGTGCGCGATGGCGGTTTCGCGCCGCTGTTGCTGGAGCCGATCGATTTCCACGGCCTGTTCATGCAGCAGGTCCAGCAAGTCGAGGCCGAGCAGGCGGGCGACGTCGCGCCGGTTGGTCAGGCATAA
- a CDS encoding Tim44/TimA family putative adaptor protein, translating to MGRYVSIARIGLLPVTAFSIVLLAMIAAFLGMRLYSVLGKRTGHEQEPVLPRRDDRAAPAPVRLDDGEAPAPSVGGADTSGLVYEPAAEIGLRQLLASDRSFDAGRFMEGAEAAYRMISEAYWSGDRETLRDLCDDDSYEAFVEAIEARDARGEKLDNRLVGIDSAKITAVEMDRNEARITVRYQADISAVTRDADGKMIAGSMSDASRTDDLWTFRRGIGSSDPNWLLDEIEAA from the coding sequence ATGGGCCGATATGTTTCCATTGCCCGCATTGGACTTTTGCCCGTGACTGCTTTTTCGATCGTCTTGCTCGCCATGATTGCCGCCTTCCTCGGCATGCGGCTCTATTCGGTGCTCGGCAAGCGCACCGGGCACGAGCAGGAACCCGTGCTGCCGCGCCGTGATGATCGGGCGGCGCCCGCGCCGGTGCGCCTGGACGATGGCGAAGCGCCCGCGCCGAGTGTCGGCGGCGCCGACACGTCGGGCCTCGTCTACGAACCTGCCGCCGAAATCGGATTGCGCCAGCTGCTCGCGAGCGACCGCAGTTTTGATGCCGGTCGCTTCATGGAGGGCGCCGAGGCCGCGTATCGAATGATTTCGGAGGCCTATTGGAGCGGCGATCGCGAGACGCTGCGCGACCTGTGTGACGACGATAGCTATGAAGCGTTCGTCGAAGCGATCGAAGCGCGCGACGCGCGCGGTGAAAAGCTCGACAACCGGCTGGTCGGCATCGATTCGGCGAAGATCACCGCGGTCGAAATGGATCGCAACGAAGCGCGCATCACCGTGCGCTATCAGGCGGACATCAGCGCCGTCACCCGCGACGCCGATGGCAAGATGATCGCCGGATCGATGAGCGATGCGTCGCGGACCGACGATCTGTGGACCTTCCGCCGCGGCATCGGCAGCAGCGATCCCAACTGGCTGCTCGACGAAATCGAAGCAGCCTGA
- a CDS encoding murein transglycosylase A, whose protein sequence is MPLLAGCASVIPDTGSRPAPATSAPAPTPTRPGATPRPYQPRPSETGGVAARPIPATPRAALPTAAVPADATTAATSGVIAGPDFASLGVTAQQAVTALAAFRISCPSVQRRADVSGLTQGADWTESCNAAKNWSDGDASAFFARYFGTVQVGAGTAFVTGYYEPEIAGSRTKRAGYDVPIYRRPADLVDVDLGQFSDELKGKTIRGRVEGSKLGQYYDRAAIESGALEGRGLEIAYAADAAEFFFLQVQGSGRLRLPDGGIMRIGYDTQNGRGYVGIGKLLLDRGELQRGQASMQGILDYLRADPVRGAAVMNENPSWVFFRELTGPGPLGAMGLPVTGRASVAADPKYVPLGAPVFLSLDRAEPNGLWIAQDTGGAIKGANRFDSFWGAGEDARAIAGGMAARGSALLLLPRASIARLIPAR, encoded by the coding sequence CTGCCGCTTTTGGCGGGGTGCGCGTCGGTGATCCCCGACACGGGCAGCCGCCCGGCGCCCGCCACGTCGGCGCCGGCACCAACTCCGACCCGTCCCGGCGCGACGCCGCGCCCCTATCAGCCGCGTCCGTCCGAAACCGGCGGGGTGGCCGCCCGCCCGATCCCGGCGACGCCGCGCGCTGCGTTGCCCACCGCCGCCGTCCCGGCGGACGCAACGACCGCGGCGACCAGCGGCGTCATCGCCGGTCCCGACTTCGCCAGCCTTGGCGTCACCGCCCAACAGGCGGTGACGGCCCTCGCGGCATTCCGCATCAGTTGCCCATCGGTCCAACGCCGCGCCGACGTTAGCGGGCTGACGCAGGGCGCCGACTGGACAGAAAGCTGCAACGCGGCGAAAAACTGGTCCGACGGTGACGCATCGGCTTTCTTCGCGCGCTATTTCGGCACGGTTCAGGTCGGCGCCGGAACCGCATTCGTCACCGGCTATTATGAACCCGAAATCGCCGGATCGCGCACCAAACGAGCGGGTTACGATGTCCCCATCTATCGTCGGCCCGCCGACTTGGTCGATGTCGATCTTGGTCAATTCTCCGACGAGCTGAAGGGCAAGACGATCCGCGGCCGCGTCGAGGGCAGCAAGCTGGGGCAATATTACGACCGCGCCGCGATCGAGAGCGGCGCGCTGGAAGGACGCGGGCTTGAAATCGCTTATGCCGCCGACGCCGCCGAATTCTTTTTCCTGCAAGTTCAGGGGTCTGGCCGCCTGCGCCTGCCCGACGGCGGCATCATGCGCATCGGTTATGACACGCAGAACGGCCGCGGCTATGTCGGGATCGGCAAGCTGCTGCTCGACCGCGGCGAATTGCAGCGCGGGCAGGCGTCGATGCAGGGCATCCTCGATTATCTGCGCGCCGATCCGGTGCGCGGCGCCGCGGTGATGAACGAAAATCCTAGCTGGGTGTTTTTCCGCGAGCTGACCGGTCCCGGCCCGCTTGGCGCGATGGGGCTGCCGGTGACGGGTCGCGCGAGTGTCGCCGCAGATCCCAAATATGTGCCGCTCGGCGCCCCCGTTTTCCTCTCGCTCGACCGCGCCGAACCCAATGGGTTGTGGATCGCGCAGGACACCGGCGGCGCGATCAAGGGCGCCAACCGCTTCGACAGTTTCTGGGGCGCAGGCGAGGATGCGCGCGCGATTGCCGGCGGTATGGCGGCGCGCGGTTCGGCGCTGTTGCTGCTGCCGCGCGCCAGCATCGCGCGGCTGATCCCGGCGCGCTGA
- a CDS encoding Smr/MutS family protein yields MARRLDPDENALWKKVAATVKPLAKAKAPLAPVAPPTIRPPQSTLRNTAIPAAPARPAAKLPQPRRTHSAATLDGHWDRRLRKGLVRPDLSIDLHGHTLVSAQALLDDAIARAVIRSARVLLVVAGRLRPGADRLPQMHGDPRPRGAIRASLPDWLAHSPHADQIVALRPAHVSHGGAGAVYVILRRARDD; encoded by the coding sequence ATGGCGCGGCGGCTCGATCCCGACGAAAACGCGCTGTGGAAAAAGGTCGCGGCAACGGTGAAGCCGCTGGCCAAGGCGAAAGCGCCGCTTGCTCCAGTGGCCCCGCCGACGATCCGCCCGCCGCAGTCCACCCTGCGTAACACCGCCATCCCCGCGGCGCCCGCCCGCCCCGCAGCCAAGCTCCCGCAGCCGCGCCGCACTCACAGCGCCGCGACGCTCGACGGTCATTGGGATCGGCGGCTGCGGAAAGGGCTGGTCCGCCCCGACCTTAGCATCGACCTCCACGGGCATACGCTCGTCTCGGCGCAGGCGCTGCTCGACGACGCCATCGCCCGCGCCGTGATCCGCAGCGCGCGCGTGCTGCTCGTGGTCGCGGGGCGCCTTCGCCCGGGCGCTGACCGATTACCGCAAATGCACGGCGATCCGCGGCCGCGCGGCGCGATCCGCGCCTCGCTCCCCGACTGGCTCGCCCATTCGCCCCACGCAGACCAGATCGTCGCGCTGCGCCCGGCGCATGTCAGCCATGGCGGGGCAGGCGCCGTCTATGTGATTTTGCGACGCGCAAGAGACGATTAA
- the dapE gene encoding succinyl-diaminopimelate desuccinylase: MTHSIDPVELAQALIAAPSVTPATGAVFDVLEAALVPLGFTVERFIDGIEPDGPVENLLAVRQGSGPVHFGFAGHLDVVPPGVGWTGDAFAPEVRGDLLYGRGAVDMKGSIAAFVAAAAATPVDAGTISLIITGDEEGPAIFGTRALMEHMAGRGIVPDMIVVGEPTSVNKLGDMVKIGRRGSVNIWIDVPGTQGHVAYPHLADNPIPKLVRIMAAIDAVALDDGNDWFQPSNIEFTDIEVGNGATNVIPASARARLSIRFNDQHKGADLVAMIERVAHDVEPAAKVLGKISGEAFLTPPGELSGLVAEAIHAETDVVAEMSTTGGTSDARFLHALCPVVEFGLTNATMHKLDEAVAVDDLHKLTAIYRGVLMRAFL, from the coding sequence ATGACCCACAGCATTGACCCCGTCGAACTGGCCCAAGCGCTGATCGCCGCGCCCTCCGTCACGCCCGCCACCGGTGCGGTGTTCGATGTGCTGGAAGCGGCGCTGGTGCCGCTGGGCTTTACCGTCGAGCGGTTCATCGACGGGATCGAACCCGACGGGCCGGTCGAAAATCTGCTCGCGGTGCGGCAGGGGAGCGGCCCCGTGCATTTCGGCTTTGCCGGGCATCTCGACGTCGTGCCGCCGGGGGTTGGCTGGACGGGGGACGCCTTTGCCCCCGAAGTTCGCGGCGACCTGCTCTATGGCCGCGGCGCGGTCGACATGAAGGGATCGATCGCGGCCTTTGTCGCCGCCGCCGCCGCGACCCCGGTCGATGCCGGGACGATCAGCCTGATCATCACCGGCGACGAGGAAGGCCCGGCGATTTTCGGCACCCGCGCGCTGATGGAGCATATGGCGGGGCGCGGCATCGTCCCCGACATGATCGTCGTCGGCGAGCCGACGTCCGTCAACAAGCTGGGCGATATGGTGAAGATCGGCCGGCGCGGGTCGGTCAATATCTGGATCGACGTGCCGGGGACGCAGGGGCATGTCGCCTATCCGCACCTCGCCGACAATCCGATCCCCAAGCTGGTGCGGATCATGGCGGCGATCGATGCGGTGGCGCTGGACGACGGCAACGACTGGTTTCAGCCGTCGAACATCGAATTTACCGACATCGAGGTCGGCAATGGCGCGACCAACGTCATCCCGGCATCGGCACGCGCGCGGCTGTCGATCCGTTTCAATGACCAGCACAAGGGTGCCGATCTGGTCGCGATGATCGAACGCGTCGCGCACGACGTCGAACCCGCCGCCAAAGTGCTGGGCAAGATTTCGGGCGAAGCGTTCCTGACCCCGCCTGGCGAACTGTCGGGGCTGGTCGCCGAGGCGATCCATGCCGAGACCGATGTGGTGGCGGAGATGTCGACGACGGGCGGCACGTCGGACGCGCGCTTCCTCCACGCGCTGTGCCCGGTGGTCGAATTCGGGCTGACCAACGCGACGATGCACAAGCTGGACGAAGCGGTGGCGGTGGACGATCTGCACAAGCTGACGGCGATTTACAGAGGCGTGTTGATGCGGGCTTTCCTTTAA
- a CDS encoding cupin domain-containing protein, giving the protein MPKLDLAAIPQTNTTGYPAPYDAPVQGRWYRRLAPATGLSDFAASHVVLKPGAWSSQRHWHDGEDEMLVMISGEAVLIEDDGRHAMRPGDIAVWPKGSTNGHHLVNESDADCVFVALGGGKKYDTGGGYSDIDMLFGPDGYFRKDGTPYPTKRIP; this is encoded by the coding sequence ATGCCCAAACTCGACCTCGCCGCGATTCCGCAAACCAACACCACCGGTTATCCCGCACCTTACGACGCTCCGGTCCAGGGCCGCTGGTATCGCCGGCTGGCCCCCGCGACCGGGCTCAGTGATTTCGCCGCCAGCCATGTCGTGCTGAAACCCGGCGCCTGGTCGTCGCAGCGCCACTGGCACGACGGCGAGGACGAGATGCTGGTGATGATTTCGGGCGAGGCGGTGCTGATCGAGGATGACGGCCGACACGCCATGCGGCCCGGCGACATCGCGGTGTGGCCGAAGGGCAGCACCAACGGGCATCATCTGGTCAACGAATCGGACGCCGACTGCGTGTTCGTCGCGCTGGGCGGCGGCAAGAAATATGACACCGGGGGCGGTTATTCGGACATCGACATGTTGTTTGGTCCGGACGGGTATTTCCGCAAGGACGGTACGCCGTATCCGACGAAGCGGATTCCGTGA
- a CDS encoding glutathione S-transferase family protein: MKLFIGNKAYSSWSLRGWLAAKHSGLSFEEITVPLYDEAWNQRREGDEFAPSGGKVPILWDGDDIVVWDSLAIVDYLNEKTGGKRGYWPDEMAARAMARSMAAEMHSGFAALRRNHSMNIRRIYPAAPLLPEVQADVVRILQIWAEARARFGSEGDYLFGDWSAADIMFAPVVSRFITYSIPLPPFALAYMQAVISHPCMQEWIGGAQAEDWVIEKFEGPEQG, encoded by the coding sequence TGGAGCCTGCGCGGCTGGCTCGCCGCCAAGCATAGCGGCCTGTCGTTCGAGGAAATCACCGTTCCGCTGTATGACGAGGCCTGGAACCAGCGCCGCGAAGGCGACGAGTTCGCGCCCTCGGGCGGCAAGGTGCCGATCCTGTGGGACGGCGACGACATCGTCGTCTGGGACAGCCTGGCGATCGTCGATTACCTCAACGAAAAGACCGGCGGGAAGCGCGGATACTGGCCCGACGAAATGGCGGCACGCGCCATGGCGCGGTCAATGGCGGCCGAAATGCATTCGGGCTTTGCGGCGCTGCGGCGTAATCACAGCATGAACATCCGCCGCATCTACCCCGCCGCGCCGCTGCTTCCCGAGGTGCAGGCCGATGTCGTCCGCATCCTGCAAATCTGGGCCGAAGCGCGGGCGCGGTTCGGCAGCGAAGGCGATTATCTGTTCGGCGACTGGTCCGCCGCCGATATCATGTTCGCCCCGGTCGTCTCGCGCTTCATCACTTATTCAATCCCGCTGCCACCCTTTGCCCTTGCCTATATGCAGGCGGTGATCAGCCATCCGTGCATGCAGGAATGGATCGGCGGCGCACAGGCCGAAGATTGGGTGATCGAGAAGTTCGAGGGGCCGGAGCAGGGGTAG